A window from Candidatus Nitrosotenuis uzonensis encodes these proteins:
- the argF gene encoding ornithine carbamoyltransferase, producing the protein MIKTKDLLTLGELDRKQIVQILELAIKMKKDLKKGITKPVLKNKTLAMIFQKPSTRTRVSFETGMFQLGGHAIHMSAQDLQLSRGETIDDTAKTLSRYVDIIMARVYDHSTIVSLAESASVPVINGLSNSFHPCQILADLMTIKEKKRRFNGLKLAWIGDGNNVCNSMIYGCSRVGISISIATPKGFEPNLQVVKECRNLTEINLFQDPNMAVKDADIIVTDTFVSIHDKPGRLEKFYPKYQVNSSLMERAKKDAIFMHCLPAKRGQEVTSSVIDGSQSVVWDEAENRLHTQKALLALLTF; encoded by the coding sequence ATGATCAAAACCAAAGATCTCTTAACACTTGGTGAACTTGACAGAAAACAAATCGTACAGATATTAGAACTTGCAATAAAGATGAAAAAGGATCTAAAAAAAGGCATAACAAAACCAGTTCTAAAAAATAAAACACTGGCCATGATATTCCAGAAACCCTCCACACGAACCAGAGTCAGCTTTGAGACTGGAATGTTCCAGCTTGGAGGTCACGCAATACATATGTCTGCACAAGATCTACAACTGTCGCGTGGTGAAACTATAGATGACACCGCTAAAACACTTTCAAGATATGTTGACATAATAATGGCACGAGTCTATGATCACTCTACAATAGTCTCGCTTGCCGAGTCTGCAAGCGTTCCAGTAATTAATGGCCTATCAAATTCTTTTCACCCGTGCCAGATCCTAGCAGATCTGATGACAATTAAGGAAAAGAAAAGACGCTTTAATGGACTCAAACTTGCATGGATTGGAGATGGGAATAACGTCTGTAATTCTATGATATATGGCTGCTCGCGTGTGGGCATCTCGATTTCAATCGCAACACCAAAAGGATTTGAGCCGAATTTACAAGTGGTAAAAGAATGCCGTAACCTCACTGAAATTAATTTGTTCCAGGATCCAAATATGGCAGTAAAAGACGCTGACATCATAGTTACAGATACATTTGTTTCAATACATGACAAACCTGGTCGACTTGAAAAATTCTACCCGAAATACCAAGTAAACTCGTCACTTATGGAGCGAGCCAAAAAAGACGCCATTTTCATGCATTGCCTACCTGCAAAAAGGGGTCAAGAAGTAACCTCATCCGTAATTGACGGATCGCAATCTGTTGTATGGGATGAAGCTGAGAATCGCCTTCATACTCAAAAAGCGCTGCTTGCACTGCTTACTTTCTAA